TTGGTGGGTTTTTAGTTTATAGATATTACTTCCATACTACAAATTCAAAATGTCTAGCAATACAAGTGTAGTATTTTATATTTTATTTGTCCGATAGTGATATTTAAACATCTTTTACCATCAATTTTTTGGGTTAAAAAAAGTCAAATTGCTTTATGAGAAAATCTACTAAATAGATTTTCTTAAAATCGATCACAAATTAACTAACCCAAATAATATGAGAAAAACAATATATATAATTATAATACTTCTTATTTGTCAAACATCCAGATCACAAAATATTGGAGTAGAAAAAACAATGTATTCAACCCAAATTGGATTTTTAGGCTTTTGGGTAAATAATGAATATCGTCTATTTAATCAAATCAGTATAAAAAGCGAGATAGGTATGGTTGCTGGATTTAAAGGATGCAGCGATTGTACAACTGAATATACTCTAGCTCCAGAATTAACTATAGAACCAAGATGGTACTATAATATTGAAAAAAGAAATTCAAAAGGCAAAATAACTAAAAACAATAACGCCAATTTTATTGCGATTGGAACAAATTATTATCCTGATTGGTTTGTTATTTCAAATAACTCAAGTGCTTATGTTCCAAATCAGATTGCGATTATTCCAAAATGGGGAATTAAAAGATCTATCATCAATAGTAATTTTAACTATGAGTTGGGTATTGGTATTGGACAAAAATATTACTTTGATTCTCATCAATGGGACACAACCGCTGATTTAGTCGCAAGAATTGGATATACTTTTTAACGGAAGACGAGTTTTCTTTCGTTGGTTCCAAGATCTAAAAACAATTGATTAATATTAAAAACCCATCAAAAACATGATGGGTTTTTGTTTAAATTGCAGTCATTTCCTGATCTAAAGTTTCTACTATGAAAAACAATATTACTATTCCTAAATCCAGTCTTGACTTTTTGACTGAGCTTAAAGAAAACAATAACAAACCCTGGTTTGAGGCTAACAAACAAAACTATCTAATCGAATTAAATCATATCGAAACTTTTGCCGGTGCTTTGCTTGAAGAACTTTCCAAAACAGATGTTCTAGAAACCGCTTCGGGCAAAAAAAGTGTTTACAGAATTTATCGTGACATTCGTTTCTCAAAAGACAAAACTCCTTTCAAAACTTTTTGGGGCGGCAGTTATACCAGAGCCACAAAAGAAAGACGCGGCGGTTATTATTTTCATATTGAGAAAGGCAATACTTTTCTCGCCGGTGGTTTTTGGGGACCAAACGCAGCAGACTTAAAACGAATCAGAGCCGAATTTGCTCATGATGATGAACCAATGCAAAAAATAGTGAAGGCTAAATCTTTTGTTACCAATTTTGGAACCTTACAGGGCGAACAAGTCAAAACGTCTCCAAAAGGTTATGATAAAGATCATAAAGCTATTGATTTGCTGCGCTATAAACAGTTTTTGGTAATCAAGCGTTTTACAGATTCTGAGGTTTTAAGTGATAATTTTCTTGAACAGGCTTTAGAAGGTTTCAAAAACATGAGACCATTTTTTGACTATATGAGCGAGATCTTAACAACAGATATTAATGGCGCTTCTGTTTCATAATTATACAACAAACCCGACAGCTTTTTAAAACTTGTCGGGTTTGAAATATCGAATCTTATTAAACCTTATCTACTAAGCAATAAAATTTCGCTGACAAGAACTTCGGTGATGTATCTTTTTTCACCGTTTTTATCATCATAACTTCTGTGAATTAGCTTTCCTTCGATACCTACTTCTTTTCCTTTTTCGACATATTTTTCGATAATTTCAGCCGTTTTTCCCCAAGCTGTAACACGATGCCATTCGGTTTGTTCGACTTTTTCCCCTTTATCGTTTTTATATCTTTCGGTTGTTACGATATTCAAATGCGCTAATTTAGTTCCGTTTTCTAATGTTTTAACTTCTGGATCGTTTCCTACGTTTCCAATCAATTGTACTCTGTTTTTCATTCCGTTCATGGCGTATAATATTTAAATGTTCGTATAAAAGAATTCGTTTATCAAATTCAACAAGGCAAAGATCCGCCGAACCCCGATAAATATTCGGTTATCAACTATTTACTTTCGGTTGTAAATATTTGTAAGCGTTTGTAAGT
This genomic window from Flavobacterium sp. 9 contains:
- a CDS encoding DUF2461 domain-containing protein: MKNNITIPKSSLDFLTELKENNNKPWFEANKQNYLIELNHIETFAGALLEELSKTDVLETASGKKSVYRIYRDIRFSKDKTPFKTFWGGSYTRATKERRGGYYFHIEKGNTFLAGGFWGPNAADLKRIRAEFAHDDEPMQKIVKAKSFVTNFGTLQGEQVKTSPKGYDKDHKAIDLLRYKQFLVIKRFTDSEVLSDNFLEQALEGFKNMRPFFDYMSEILTTDINGASVS
- a CDS encoding single-stranded DNA-binding protein codes for the protein MNGMKNRVQLIGNVGNDPEVKTLENGTKLAHLNIVTTERYKNDKGEKVEQTEWHRVTAWGKTAEIIEKYVEKGKEVGIEGKLIHRSYDDKNGEKRYITEVLVSEILLLSR